CAACCTATATTATCGAATCCAAATACGATTATCCTTTGCAGGAAACCTTGCTTCCGGTTGCTAAAAAGCTGATTTTAAAGGAAATTAATATTGCCTGACCGGCTACTAAATGCACAAAAAAAAGGCTATGAAGCAATTCACAGCCTTTTTTTTAAGACGGGAAGTTATTATTTATTCGTATCAGCAGGAGCGGCTGGTGTAGTTGCCGCGGGGGCGGTTTCCTGGCCTGCTGCAGGTGCGGTAGCGTCACCTGAAGGTGCAGGAGCAATTTTACCGCCAGGGACTACTGCATTTTGTGCTCTGTCTACATTGACACTATTAATTCCGCCTCCATTGTCGTCGCCACCTACTATTACATAAGAAGCAAGTGAGATGAGAATGATAGCGCTGGCA
This Dyadobacter sp. UC 10 DNA region includes the following protein-coding sequences:
- the secG gene encoding preprotein translocase subunit SecG — encoded protein: MYLGLIILVAIVAVLLILVVLVQNSKGGGLSSEFSGAGTTQMFGVKKTTDLLEQVTWGLASAIILISLASYVIVGGDDNGGGINSVNVDRAQNAVVPGGKIAPAPSGDATAPAAGQETAPAATTPAAPADTNK